A region of Culicoides brevitarsis isolate CSIRO-B50_1 chromosome 1, AGI_CSIRO_Cbre_v1, whole genome shotgun sequence DNA encodes the following proteins:
- the LOC134837213 gene encoding uncharacterized protein LOC134837213, which translates to MKFLIVLFAVAAIALAAPKAQQPVIVLQTGGGGGGGGGPPPAPPAPRPIVVELGGGGGGNSAPPPPQPIVIDIQKGGNGGGGGGGGGGGPPPQTVYVVNV; encoded by the exons ATGAAGTTTTTAATTGTACTGTTTGCTGTAGCGGCAATTGCTCTTGCAGCTCCAAAGGCTCAACAACCCGTGATTGTTCTTCaga ctggaggaggcggcggcggcggaggaGGTCCT cCTCCTGCTCCTCCTGCGCCAAGACCAATCGTTGTTGAATTAGGAGGCGGCGGCGGAGGAAATAGTGCA cCTCCTCCTCCTCAACCAATTGTGATTGACATTCAAAAAGGCGGAAATGGCggaggcggcggcggcggtggCGGCGGAGGCCCA cctCCTCAAACTGTATACGTTGTAAATGtttaa
- the LOC134837217 gene encoding uncharacterized protein LOC134837217: MKFLIVLCAVFAVAFCKPGQSHGGGGGGAQVFQVQVQGGGGGGGGGWQSAPAAPPAPPPQVIHVIQEQAPPPPPPSGGGGGQVFQVQVQPAPPPPPPPSHGGGGQVFKVQVQQAGGGGGGGW; the protein is encoded by the exons atgaaattcCTCATTGTTTTATGCGCTGTATTCGCAGTTGCCTTCTGCAAACCCGGTCAAAGCCATggaggcggcggcggcggagcTCAAGTCTTCCAAGTTCAAGTAcaaggcggcggcggcggtggCGGCGGCGGATGGCAATCAGCTCCTGCTGCTCCCCCAGCTCCTCCTCCACAAGTTATCCATGTCATTCAAGAACAAGCTCCTCCTCCCcc ACCTCCAtcaggcggcggcggcggtcAAGTCTTCCAAGTTCAAGTTCAACCTGCTCCTCCTCCACCCCC ACCACCATCTCATGGCGGCGGCGGTCAAGTCTTCAAGGTTCAAGTTCAACAAGCAggaggcggcggcggcggcggctgGTAA
- the LOC134837214 gene encoding uncharacterized protein LOC134837214 has translation MKFLIVLVALVAAVSCAPHGHGGQQQQPQVIHVKVQQAQQQQHHAPAPQPQVIRVIQEQAPAQHAAPQPQVIHVHVQKQEQQHHAPAPQPQVIRVIQEQAPAPAPAHQSHGQVFHVQVQQQQQQNNGW, from the exons ATGAAATTCTTAATCGTTCTCGTTGCCCTCGTTGCTGCCGTTAGCTGCGCTCCTCACGGACATGgcggacaacaacaacaaccccaAGTTATTCACGTTAAGGTTCAACAagcacagcaacaacaacatcatgcTCCCGCTCCTCAACCCCAAGTTATCCGTGTCATTCAAGAACAAGCTCCCGCTCAACACGCTGCTCCCCAACCCCAAGTTATCCACGTTCATGTCCAAaaacaagaacaacaacatcaCGCTCCTGCTCCTCAACCCCAAGTCATCCGTGTTATCCAAGAACAAGCTCCTGCTCCAGCTCCAGct caCCAAAGCCACGGACAAGTTTTCCACGTTCAagtccaacaacaacaacaacaaaacaacggATGGTAA
- the LOC134837212 gene encoding DC-STAMP domain-containing protein 2-like, whose amino-acid sequence MSLKSAYDEVFKRHKKSKNKKTRILTSFFGLLYGALLTIALYYLFTTQFDVHPHSAKWIFSILGVPLSIGCSTSRDLRCTILLFLPHFFSKRGRTALLAWVFAMSLTGPTRNIVMNMEVLGHSLNCAEDELKEALNAVLVIVKEPILAIKEAIRNVLHEIRKVIRRVKEAVMRIVRVLYSIINSIKKAFKWLHDAVNICNNSIGTPFQRCEKVFEEAFESCLNSSVAVTWMCGTMDNAKYVCHGIKFMDHVCEFLLFMKENIINKLTDDIQEYIESITKIFKVSVTIDHQYSFKTKASKKYKTVLKDILQEMDKKADEVMSCFRISVTIGLVFFIWMFFKVQRYRKKYLKDDRFDNFYITHHVKMIDKHFKTFSKKTLLPLKVRERSKYITLLSCRIAKSECHKLLRAFTMLSLSTLQILATLLIDHSLYWLLSKVRFYGRKIDLDPSNEPQDLIKFQVKGEGILADMCEGIANSFKALTRVSIDTVPCLPDATTPNYALYEKILTILGVIWIFLLLEPYGLRIRHKILEYYYPRRAEERAIWLYNHIIGQRKLFVTLARRKAREKFLKDEAGAENYYCWFTKMWKRLKIKFAFVKFQCSLCQETFTKRIMLRDCIQIGCKGRYCFRCYDALEKTCPLCMDPLSYGDMSDYSEEWGSTDDEDFHVSRYLKNQIK is encoded by the exons ATGTCACTCAAATCCGCGTATGACGAGGTCTTTAAACgccacaaaaaatcaaaaaacaaaaaaacaagaattctTACCTCATTTTTCGGCCTTTTATATGGAGCTTTATTGACCATCGCCCTTTACTATCTCTTCACGACGCAATTTGACGTGCATCCGCATTCCGCAAAATGGATCTTTAGCATCTTGGGAGTTCCCTTGTCGATTGGTTGTAGCACAAGTCGCGATTTGAGATGCAcaattttgctgtttttgccgcattttttcagtaaaagaGGACGAACAGCACTGCTGGCGTGGGTTTTTGCCATGAGTTTGACCGGGCCAACGCGGAATATCGTCATGAACATGGAAGTTTTGGGACATTCGCTGAATTGTGCGGAAGATGAGCTGAAAGAGGCGTTGAATGCGGTGCTTGTGATTGTGAAGGAGCCGATTTTAGCGATAAAAGAGGCGATTAGGAATGTGTTGCATGAGATACGGAAGGTAATTAGGAGAGTTAAGGAAGCTGTGATGAGAATTGTGAGGGTTTTGTATTCAATAa ttaattctattaaaaaagcgTTCAAGTGGCTTCATGATGCGGTGAATATTTGTAACAATAGTATTGGAACTCCATTCCAGCGATGTGAAAAGGTTTTTGAGGAGGCTTTTGAAAGTTGTTt aaattcatcCGTTGCTGTTACCTGGATGTGCGGAACAATGGATAACGCAAAGTACGTTTGCCATGGCATCAAATTCATGGACCACGTGTGCGAATTTCTCCTTTTCATGAAAGAAAATATCATCAACAAACTCACTGACGACATTCAGGAGTACATTGAATCCATCACGAAGATTTTCAAGGTTTCTGTTACGATTGATCatcaatattcatttaaaacgAAGGCTTCTAAGAAGTATAAAACAGTTTTAAAGgacattttacaagaaatggataaaaaagcTGATGAGGTTATGAGCTGTTTTCGAATTTCAGTAACGATTGGACTTGTTTTCTTCATTTGGATgtttttcaa agtTCAACGATatcgcaaaaaatatttaaaagatgatagatttgataatttttacataactCATCATGTGAAAATGATCGATAAGCATTTcaagactttttcaaaaaagactTTGTTACCGTTGAAGGTTCGAGAACGCTCAAAATACATCacg CTCCTTTCCTGTCGCATCGCCAAATCCGAGTGTCATAAACTTTTACGAGCATTCACGATGCTATCTTTAAGTACTTTACAGATACTTGCAACTTTACTTATCGATCACTCCCTCTACTGGTTACTGTCAAAAGTGCGTTTTTACGGTAGAAAAATCGATCTTGACCCTTCAAATGAGCCTcaagatttaataaaattccaagTCAAAGGCGAGGGGATCTTAGCTGACATGTGCGAAGGCATTGCCAACTCCTTCAAGGCATTAACTCGCGTTTCAATCGACACTGTGCCATGTCTTCCTGATGCAACGACACCTAATTACGCGTTATACGAGAAAATTCTCACAATTCTCGGTgtcatttggatttttttgttgcttgaaCCGTATGGATTGCGAATTAGACACAAAATTTTGGAGTATTATTACCCGAGAAGAGCTGAAGAACGAGCGATATGGCTTTACAATCACATAATTGgacaaagaaaattgtttgtgACTCTTGCACGAAGAAAAGCGCGCGAAAAGTTTCTCAAAGATGAAGCCGGagctgaaaattattattgttggttCACGAAAATGTGGAAAAGGCTTAAGATAAAGTTCGCTTTCGTCAAGTTTCAGTGCAGTTTGTGTCAAGAAACTTttacaaa gcgaATCATGCTCCGTGACTGCATCCAAATCGGCTGTAAAGGACGTTATTGCTTCCGATGTTACGATGCCTTGGAAAAAACATGCCCCCTTTGCATGGATCCTCTTTCGTATGGCGACATGAGCGATTATTCCGAGGAATGGGGCTCCACAGACGACGAAGACTTCCACGTTTCGCGTTATCTGAAGAATCAAATAAAGTAG
- the LOC134837220 gene encoding actin nucleation-promoting factor WAS-like, whose amino-acid sequence MKFLIVLCAVFAVAFCKPGQSHGGGGGGGGQVFQVKVSGGGGGGGHAAPPAPPPQVIHVIQEQAPPPPPPSGGGGGGQVFQVQVAPAPPPPPPSGGGGGQVFKVQVQGGGGGGGGGW is encoded by the exons atgaaattcctCATTGTTTTGTGCGCTGTATTCGCAGTTGCCTTCTGCAAACCCGGTCAAAGCCATggaggcggcggcggcggcggaggaCAAGTCTTCCAAGTTAAAGTTtcaggcggcggcggcggcggaggTCATGCTGCTCCTCCAGCTCCTCCTCCACAAGTTATTCATGTCATTCAAGAACAAGCTCCTCCTCCTCC ACCTCCAtcaggcggcggcggcggcggtcAAGTATTCCAAGTTCAAGTTGCTCCAGCTCCTCCCCCACC ACCTCCAtccggcggcggcggcggtcAAGTATTCAAAGTTCAAGTTCAAggaggcggcggcggcggaggCGGTGGCTGGTAA
- the LOC134837219 gene encoding actin nucleation-promoting factor WAS-like, translated as MKFLIVLCAVFAVALCRPGQSHGGGGGGGGGQVFQVQVSGGGGGGGHAAPPAPPPQVIHVIQEQAPPPPPPSGGGGGQVFQVQVQQAPPPPPPPSHGGGGQVFQVQVQGGGGGGGGGW; from the exons atgaaattcctCATTGTTTTGTGCGCTGTATTCGCAGTTGCCTTGTGCAGACCCGGTCAAAGCCATggaggcggcggcggcggcggcggaggaCAAGTCTTCCAAGTTCAAGTTtccggcggcggcggcggcggaggTCATGCTGCTCCTCCAGCTCCTCCTCCACAAGTTATTCATGTCATCCAAGAACAAGCTCCTCCTCCTCC ACCTCCAtcaggcggcggcggcggtcAAGTCTTCCAAGTTCAAGTTCAACAAGCTCCTCCTCCACCCCC ACCTCCATCACATGGCGGCGGCGGTCAAGTTTTCCAAGTTCAAGTTCAAggaggcggcggcggcggcggcggtggCTGGTAA